In Takifugu flavidus isolate HTHZ2018 chromosome 13, ASM371156v2, whole genome shotgun sequence, the following are encoded in one genomic region:
- the ada2a gene encoding adenosine deaminase 2-A gives MAGPKQRPHVAVTCLLLYFLSGALTHPDPRQREALIKLEASMQMGGQIMLTDAEQRLNSVLMKKKQEELWRADFPPALHFFKAKTLIRTSPIFSVLQKMPKGGALHVHDFSMTDVEWLVKNVTYWPHCYICFTNNQSVRFLFSSQFPKTVLLCSPWVLLEDLRARLINVTDLDNSIKGNLTIFTTQDPNVVYPNQDVIWDRFEQSFLALLGLVTYAPVFREYYYRGLREFYLDNVMYLELRALLPEIYELDGSKHDIAWTLKTYRDVTRQFTAENPGFFGARIIYTVHRGVNLTVMTKAIEEAMELQRNFPDIMAGFDMVGREDSGKPLWYFREALSLPVQKGVTLPFYFHAGETDLEGTDVDQNMLDALLLNTSRVGHGFALPRHPLTKLLSRKRGVAVEVCPISNQVMKLVKDLRNHPAAMLMLEDHPLVISSDDPAMFGSSGLSYDFYEAFVGFGGIRSTLGTLKQLAINSIRYSSLTLEQQDKALALWQTQWDKFVSETV, from the exons ATGGCTGGGCCCAAGCAGCGCCCCCATGTGGCTGTGACCTGTCTGCTCTTGTACTTTTTGAGCGGTGCTCTGACCCACCCAGACCCCCGTCAAAGAGAGGCCCTCATCAAGCTGGAAGCCTCCATGCAGATGGGTGGACAGATCATGCTAACTGATGCGGAGCAGCGGCTGAACTCTGTTCTGATGaaaaagaagcaggaggaaCTTTGGAGAGCAGATTTTCCTCCTGCTTTGCACTTCTTCAAGGCCAAGACCCTCATCAGGACCAGTCCAATCTTCAGTGTGCTCCAAAAGATGCCTAAAG GAGGAGCGCTCCATGTCCATGACTTCTCCATGACAGACGTGGAGTGGCTTGTAAAGAACGTGACCTATTGGCCTCATTGCTACATCTGCTTCACCAACAACCAGTCCGTCAggttcctcttctcctcccagtTTCCCAAAACTGTGTTGCTCTGCTCCCCctgggtcctgctggaggacctCAGGGCCAGATTGATCAACGTCACGGATCTGGACAATAG CATCAAAGGCAACTTGACCATCTTCACCACTCAGGATCCAAATGTGGTTTACCCAAACCAGGATGTGATATGGGACAGGTTTGAACAGTCCTTCCTTGCATTATTGGGTCTGGTCACATATGCTCCTGTGTTCAGAGAGTACTACTACAGGGGTCTCAGAGAGTTTTACCTGGACAATGTCATGTATCTGGAACTGCGGGCTTTACTCCCAGAG ATCTATGAGTTGGATGGCAGCAAGCATGACATAGCCTGGACCCTGAAAACCTACCGAGATGTCACCAGACAATTCACAGCAGAGAACCCTGGCTTTTTTGGAGCAAGAATCATCTACACTGTTCACAG GGGAGTAAACCTGACAGTGATGACCAAAGCCATAGAGGAAGCTATGGAGCTACAGCGGAACTTCCCAGATATCATGGCCGGATTTGACATG GTGGGCCGTGAAGATAGCGGCAAGCCTCTGTGGTACTTCAGAGAGGCTTTGTCACTGCCAGTACAGAAGGGGGTGACCCTTCCCTTCTATTTCCATGCTGGGGAAACTG ACCTGGAGGGTACAGACGTCGATCAGAACATGTTGGATGCTCTGTTGTTGAACACATCTCGTGTGGGCCATGGATTTGCCTTGCCTCGACATCCCCTCACCAAACTTCTGTCCAGGAAGAGAGGCGTGGCAGTGGAGGTGTGCCCCATCTCCAACCAG GTGATGAAGCTTGTAAAAGATCTACGAAACCATCCTGCAGCCATGCTGATGTTGGAGGACCACCCGCTGGTCATCAGCTCTGACGACCCTGCCATGTTTGGGTCCTCAGGCCTCTCCTACGACTTCTATGAAGCTTTTGTGGGCTTTGGTGGAATTCGATCCACTTTAGGCACCCTCAAGCAGCTGGCCATAAACTCCATCAG gtatAGTTCATTAACACTGGAGCAACAGGACAAGGCTTTGGCTCTGTGGCAGACACAGTGGGACAAGTTTGTCTCTGAAACCGTTTAA
- the ribc2 gene encoding RIB43A-like with coiled-coils protein 2 has translation MYNGELLLERLQMRQRVEAERRERIFNDKVRTIGIDKEALDMQVIEKKKREEAAEKDEQAYHAEMLHNSRVLNLLHRKQQKEKRTMEKALVAYQHQCQLPWSQRERGLKCDDGQMMLPGLAGEDPYFRVRQQKQKAQLKQWLIEQQTDQSIQRRQQKLKDWLHDQNRIEMDNKALELQSAEVQTRNAVAVATKEHNLAMMAEKKHRSHLDGLTEAASTRVGVPGLRSERIATPERLQEMILFQKHQMKEKWRMEMEKKQENEHHDRVRLDSARTALLMERQQARQSKELRCNLDRTNVKIAQEQREQRPDIRRGRIDESFFTQFNTCSR, from the exons ATGTATAATGGTGAGTTGCTGTTGGAGCGGCTGCAGATGCGGCAACGGGTAGAGGCCGAGAGACGAGAGAGGATTTTTAATGACAAAGTCAGGACGATTGgg ATTGACAAGGAAGCCCTTGATATGCAAGTAATAGAAAAGAAGAAAcgggaggaggcagcagaaaaggACGAGCAGGCTTATC ATGCCGAGATGCTCCATAATAGCAGAGtcttaaacctccttcacaggaaacaacaaaagGAGAAACGGACCATGGAAAAGGCCCTCGTTGCTTATCAGCATCAGTGTCAGCTGCCCTGGAGCCAACGGGAGCGTGGCCTTAAGTGTGACGATGGTCAGATGATGCTCCCAGGCCTGGCGGGGGAAGACCCGTATTTTAGAGtcaggcagcagaaacagaaggcTCAGCTCAAACAGTGGCTCATTGAGCAACAGACTGACCAATCAATCCAAAGACGTCAACAGAAGCTAAAAG ACTGGCTCCATGACCAAAATAGAATAGAAATGGACAATAAAGCTCTGGAGCTTCAAAGTGCTGAGGTGCAGACCAGAAATGCTGTAGCAGTCGCAACAAAAGAGCACAACCTGGCCATG ATGGCAGAGAAGAAGCACCGGAGCCACCTTGATGGTCTAACTGAAGCCGCCTCAACCAGGGTGGGAGTACCAGGTCTCAGAAGTGAGAGGATAGCCACACCAGAGAGACTGCAGGAGATGATTCTGTTTCAGAAACAtcagatgaaagaaaaatgg AGgatggaaatggagaaaaagcaAGAAAATGAACATCACGACCGCGTCCGTTTGGACTCAGCTCGTACAGCTCTGCTAATGGAGAGGCAGCAGGCCAGACAGAGCAAGGAGCTGAGGTGCAATTTAGATCGCACCAATGTCAAAATTGCCCAGGAGCAGAGAGAACA GCGACCAGACATCAGAAGAGGACGCATTGATGAAAGCTTTTTTACCCAGTTCAACACCTGCAGCAGATGA